The Rhodobacter sp. CZR27 genome includes a window with the following:
- a CDS encoding nucleoside triphosphate pyrophosphatase, with amino-acid sequence MRLLLASASETRLALLRAAGLEVEAIPARVDEEGIRAALEAEGASPLDVADALAEMKARKLAERNRDALVIGCDQVLAFRREVWGKARDTAELRAQLLRLRGQTHRLISAVVLFEANRPVWRHAGEVRLTMREFSDDWLDGYIARNWGAVRHSVGGYHLEGEGVRLFSAVEGDYFTVLGLPLLPLLNYLAQRGFIPT; translated from the coding sequence ATGCGCCTGCTCCTCGCCTCTGCCTCGGAAACGCGGCTCGCGCTCCTTCGGGCCGCGGGGCTGGAGGTCGAGGCCATCCCTGCGCGTGTGGATGAGGAGGGCATCCGCGCCGCGCTCGAGGCCGAGGGCGCCTCGCCGCTCGACGTGGCCGATGCGCTGGCCGAGATGAAGGCGCGGAAGCTTGCCGAGCGGAACCGCGACGCGCTGGTGATCGGCTGCGACCAGGTGCTCGCCTTCCGGCGCGAGGTCTGGGGCAAGGCACGCGACACCGCCGAGCTGCGCGCGCAGCTCCTGCGGTTGCGGGGGCAGACGCACCGGCTGATCTCGGCCGTGGTGCTCTTCGAGGCGAACCGGCCGGTCTGGCGTCACGCGGGCGAGGTGCGGCTCACGATGCGCGAGTTTTCCGACGACTGGCTCGACGGCTACATCGCGCGCAACTGGGGGGCCGTCCGCCATTCCGTCGGCGGCTATCATCTGGAGGGCGAGGGCGTCCGGCTGTTCTCGGCCGTCGAGGGCGACTATTTCACCGTGCTCGGCCTGCCCCTCCTGCCGCTGTTGAATTATCTGGCTCAAAGAGGCTTCATCCCGACATGA
- a CDS encoding shikimate dehydrogenase: protein MTELTRIPLAGVIGSPIAHSRSPALHGYWLRRYGLKGFYIPMEVAQADLRDALAMLPRLGFVGCNVTIPHKESVIGLADIVTDRAALIGAANTLIFRKDGKIHADNTDGAGFIANLRQNAPDWVPQAGPAVVWGAGGACRAVIAALIEVGVPEIRLANRSRARADALRSDFGAKITVHDWVQAGNILEDAMTVVNTTSLGMVGKPDFRVPLDALNPKAVVTDLVYTPLKTRLLIEAEQAGCRVVDGLGMLLHQAAPGFERWFGVRPEVDDATRAAVLQP, encoded by the coding sequence ATGACGGAACTCACGCGCATCCCGCTCGCGGGGGTGATCGGATCGCCCATCGCCCACAGCCGCTCGCCGGCGCTGCATGGCTACTGGCTGAGGCGCTACGGGCTGAAGGGTTTCTACATTCCGATGGAGGTGGCGCAGGCCGACCTGCGCGACGCGCTGGCGATGCTGCCACGGCTGGGCTTTGTGGGGTGCAACGTCACCATTCCGCACAAGGAGTCGGTGATCGGTCTGGCCGACATCGTCACCGACCGCGCCGCCCTGATTGGCGCTGCCAACACGCTGATCTTCCGCAAGGATGGCAAGATCCATGCCGACAACACCGACGGCGCGGGCTTCATCGCCAACCTGCGCCAGAACGCGCCGGACTGGGTGCCGCAGGCGGGGCCGGCGGTGGTCTGGGGGGCGGGAGGCGCGTGCCGCGCGGTGATCGCCGCGCTCATCGAGGTCGGCGTCCCCGAGATCCGGCTGGCCAACCGCAGCCGCGCACGGGCCGATGCCCTGCGGTCGGATTTCGGCGCGAAGATCACCGTCCACGACTGGGTTCAGGCCGGCAACATCCTGGAGGATGCGATGACGGTGGTGAACACCACCTCGCTCGGCATGGTCGGAAAGCCGGACTTCCGCGTGCCGCTCGATGCGCTGAACCCGAAGGCCGTGGTGACGGATCTGGTCTACACGCCGCTGAAGACCCGGCTGCTGATCGAGGCGGAGCAGGCCGGCTGCAGGGTGGTCGACGGCTTGGGCATGCTTCTGCATCAGGCGGCGCCAGGGTTCGAGCGCTGGTTCGGCGTCCGTCCCGAGGTGGACGACGCGACCCGCGCCGCCGTGCTTCAACCATGA
- the coaE gene encoding dephospho-CoA kinase (Dephospho-CoA kinase (CoaE) performs the final step in coenzyme A biosynthesis.) — protein sequence MRPFRLGLTGSIGMGKSTTAGFFAEAGVPVWDADAAVHRLYARGGALVAPVAALCPAAVADGAVDRAALRGWISADPAALARLEAVVHPAVAEDRAAFVAAAASDIVVLDIPLLFETGHESEMDATLLVTAPPALQRARVLSRGTMTEAQFEAILARQLPDREKRARATHIIETLGLEAARAGVLALVAYIREHADA from the coding sequence ATGAGACCGTTCCGGCTGGGCCTGACCGGCTCGATCGGCATGGGCAAGTCGACCACGGCCGGCTTCTTTGCCGAAGCCGGGGTGCCGGTCTGGGATGCCGATGCCGCCGTGCATCGCCTCTATGCCCGCGGCGGGGCGCTCGTCGCGCCCGTCGCAGCCCTTTGCCCGGCCGCCGTGGCGGATGGTGCCGTGGATCGCGCGGCCCTGCGCGGCTGGATCTCGGCCGATCCGGCGGCGCTCGCGCGGCTGGAAGCCGTGGTTCATCCCGCCGTGGCCGAGGATCGCGCCGCCTTCGTCGCGGCGGCGGCCTCGGACATCGTGGTGCTCGACATCCCGTTGCTGTTCGAGACGGGCCATGAAAGCGAGATGGACGCCACGCTTCTCGTCACCGCGCCCCCTGCCCTGCAGCGTGCCCGGGTCCTTTCCCGCGGCACCATGACCGAGGCGCAGTTCGAGGCGATCCTTGCCCGCCAACTGCCCGACCGCGAGAAACGGGCGCGCGCCACCCACATCATCGAGACGCTGGGGCTGGAGGCCGCCCGCGCCGGCGTCCTCGCCCTTGTCGCCTATATCCGGGAGCACGCCGATGCGTGA
- the dnaQ gene encoding DNA polymerase III subunit epsilon: protein MREIVLDTETTGFEPSEGHRIVEIGAVELLNHMPTRRTFHKYINPQRPMPMEAFEVHGLGDDFLRDKPLFAQIAREFLDFVGDARLVIHNAAFDMKFLNFELTRASFPTLPFDRALDTLALARQKFPGAPATLDALCRRFGVDNSAREKHGALLDSEILAEVYLELIGGRQPDFGLATTADARSGNAEGEWRPRPRPNPLPPRITEAEAAAHAAFVAKLGDGAIWLKRV, encoded by the coding sequence ATGCGTGAGATCGTCCTCGACACGGAAACCACTGGCTTCGAGCCCTCGGAGGGCCACCGGATCGTCGAGATCGGCGCGGTGGAGCTTCTGAACCACATGCCGACGCGGCGGACGTTCCACAAGTATATCAACCCGCAGCGGCCGATGCCGATGGAGGCCTTCGAGGTGCATGGCCTTGGCGACGACTTCCTGCGCGACAAGCCGCTGTTCGCGCAGATCGCGCGGGAGTTTCTGGATTTCGTCGGCGATGCGCGGCTGGTGATCCACAACGCCGCCTTCGACATGAAATTCCTGAACTTCGAACTGACCCGTGCGTCCTTTCCCACCCTGCCCTTCGACCGCGCGCTGGATACGCTCGCGCTGGCGCGGCAGAAGTTTCCCGGCGCGCCGGCCACGCTCGACGCGCTCTGCCGGCGGTTCGGCGTCGACAACTCGGCGCGCGAGAAGCACGGCGCGCTGCTCGACAGCGAGATCCTGGCCGAGGTCTATCTGGAATTGATCGGCGGGCGGCAGCCGGACTTCGGCCTTGCCACGACGGCCGACGCCCGGTCCGGCAATGCCGAGGGCGAGTGGCGCCCGCGCCCCCGACCCAATCCGCTGCCGCCGCGCATCACGGAAGCCGAGGCCGCCGCCCATGCCGCCTTCGTGGCGAAGCTGGGCGACGGCGCGATCTGGCTCAAGCGGGTCTGA
- the secB gene encoding protein-export chaperone SecB, whose protein sequence is MTDANGAPAEAPQIRMQVLAQYVRDLSFENMVAQKGLQGGDVQPDIQVQVSLDARKRTTEHQFEVITKFKVTSKNKSNGEMLFLLELDYGGIFHIENVPEDQMHPFLLIECPRLLFPFVRRIISDVTRDGGFPPLNVDTVDFLALYRMELARRAEAQKAAQQAVN, encoded by the coding sequence ATGACCGATGCCAACGGAGCGCCCGCCGAGGCCCCACAGATCCGGATGCAGGTGCTTGCGCAATACGTGCGGGACCTGTCGTTCGAGAACATGGTGGCCCAGAAGGGCCTGCAGGGCGGCGACGTGCAGCCCGACATCCAGGTTCAGGTAAGCCTCGACGCGCGCAAGCGCACGACCGAGCACCAGTTCGAGGTGATCACGAAGTTCAAGGTGACCTCGAAGAACAAGTCCAATGGCGAGATGCTGTTCCTGCTGGAACTGGACTATGGCGGGATCTTCCACATCGAGAACGTGCCGGAAGATCAGATGCATCCGTTCCTGCTGATCGAATGCCCGCGGCTGCTGTTCCCCTTCGTGCGCCGGATCATCTCGGACGTGACGCGCGACGGCGGCTTCCCGCCGCTGAACGTCGATACGGTCGATTTCCTCGCGCTCTACCGCATGGAACTTGCCCGCCGCGCCGAGGCGCAGAAGGCGGCGCAGCAAGCGGTCAACTGA
- a CDS encoding FxsA family protein: MWPVAVLFALPIVEIALFVTIGGAIGLLATMLVIFGTAALGVYLLRRQGVEMQSALQMSRRLDPLVLLADGAVVSVAALLLILPGFLTDTLGLLLLIPPLRRALIRRLGRNVQVHATTWRGPVADDRPIEAEYYEIDPEPRDSLNPPGRSGWTRH, translated from the coding sequence ATGTGGCCAGTCGCGGTTCTGTTCGCCCTGCCGATCGTGGAGATCGCCCTGTTCGTCACCATCGGCGGCGCGATCGGGCTTCTGGCAACGATGCTGGTGATCTTCGGCACGGCCGCGCTCGGGGTTTACCTGCTGCGCCGGCAGGGGGTCGAGATGCAGTCCGCGCTGCAGATGTCCCGACGCCTCGACCCGCTGGTCCTGCTGGCGGACGGGGCGGTGGTCTCGGTCGCGGCGCTGCTGCTGATCCTGCCGGGGTTCCTGACCGACACGCTGGGCCTTCTGCTGCTGATCCCGCCGCTGCGCCGCGCGCTGATCCGGCGGCTGGGACGGAACGTCCAGGTGCACGCGACGACGTGGCGCGGCCCGGTCGCCGACGACCGGCCGATCGAGGCCGAGTATTACGAGATCGATCCGGAGCCGCGCGATTCGCTCAACCCGCCGGGACGGTCCGGCTGGACGCGGCATTGA
- a CDS encoding Tim44/TimA family putative adaptor protein codes for MSSSLIQLLVLAGIAVFLIIKLKSVLGTREGFEKPPVPLEDPRPRPRREFEVIEGGPDRDIIDHVADGSPPAKALAAMKMAEPGFSVSEFLQGARGAYEMIVMAFEKGELDQIRPFLSPEVYESFEAAVQAREAEGLSVEANFVGLREIDIHDATFEREGRIGQIAVRFVGELTSVVRDRAGQIVEGSPTEVKRQRDIWTFERRMGSTDPNWQLVATGE; via the coding sequence ATGAGTTCGTCCCTGATCCAACTGCTGGTGCTGGCCGGGATCGCCGTTTTCCTGATCATCAAGCTGAAGAGTGTGCTTGGCACGCGCGAGGGCTTTGAAAAGCCACCCGTTCCCCTCGAGGATCCCCGCCCGCGTCCGCGGCGAGAGTTCGAGGTGATCGAGGGCGGGCCGGACCGAGACATCATCGATCACGTGGCGGATGGCAGTCCGCCAGCCAAGGCGCTTGCCGCCATGAAGATGGCCGAGCCCGGCTTTTCGGTCAGCGAATTCCTTCAGGGCGCGCGCGGCGCTTATGAAATGATCGTGATGGCCTTCGAGAAGGGCGAGCTTGACCAGATCCGGCCGTTCCTGTCGCCTGAGGTCTACGAGAGCTTCGAGGCGGCCGTTCAAGCCCGCGAGGCCGAGGGTCTGAGCGTCGAGGCCAATTTCGTCGGCCTGCGCGAGATCGACATCCACGACGCTACCTTCGAGCGCGAGGGGCGGATCGGCCAGATCGCCGTCCGCTTCGTGGGCGAACTGACCTCCGTGGTGCGCGACCGTGCCGGGCAAATCGTCGAGGGCAGCCCGACCGAGGTGAAGCGCCAGCGCGACATCTGGACGTTCGAGCGGCGCATGGGGTCGACCGACCCGAACTGGCAACTCGTCGCCACCGGGGAGTGA
- a CDS encoding murein transglycosylase A, which produces MRALLRALAVCAVTVAAGGAPAQVLDFEALDGWTDDDHLEALAVFRQTCDLLKDPEWKPLCKVAAEADGSPEAAREFFEIFFKPVQVGDPPALFTGYYEPELEGSPFRTPRFAWPIYARPPELPDGTPWLTRSEIDSGLLSGRGLEIAWLDDPVEVFFLQVQGSGRIRMPDGRVLRVGYAGKNGHPYVSVGKEMVRRGLLRLEEASAQAIRAWVRMNPAQGQALLSLNPSYVFFRKLPSLAADKGPIGAMGRSITTLRSIAVDPLFTPLGAPVWVEKDGYRPLRRLFVAQDTGGAIKGMQRADIFYGTGHRAGEVAGEVKDGGRMMVLLPIDLAFATLPEN; this is translated from the coding sequence ATGCGTGCGCTCCTTCGCGCGCTGGCGGTCTGTGCCGTGACGGTGGCGGCCGGCGGTGCGCCTGCGCAGGTTCTCGATTTCGAGGCGCTGGACGGCTGGACCGACGATGATCACCTCGAGGCACTGGCGGTCTTCCGCCAGACCTGCGACCTGCTGAAGGACCCGGAGTGGAAGCCGCTCTGCAAGGTCGCAGCCGAGGCGGATGGCAGTCCCGAGGCGGCACGCGAGTTCTTCGAGATCTTCTTCAAGCCCGTGCAGGTGGGCGATCCCCCCGCGCTGTTTACCGGCTATTACGAGCCGGAACTGGAAGGCTCGCCCTTCCGCACCCCGCGCTTCGCCTGGCCGATCTATGCCCGCCCGCCCGAGCTTCCGGACGGGACGCCGTGGCTGACCCGGTCAGAGATCGACTCGGGCCTTCTTTCAGGGCGCGGGCTCGAGATCGCCTGGCTCGATGATCCGGTCGAGGTCTTCTTCCTGCAGGTGCAGGGATCGGGGCGGATCCGGATGCCCGACGGGCGCGTGCTGCGCGTGGGCTATGCCGGCAAGAACGGCCATCCCTACGTCAGCGTGGGCAAGGAGATGGTCCGGCGGGGACTGCTGCGGCTTGAGGAAGCCTCGGCCCAGGCGATCCGCGCCTGGGTCCGGATGAACCCCGCGCAGGGGCAGGCGCTGTTGAGCCTGAACCCCTCCTACGTGTTCTTCCGCAAGCTGCCCTCGCTTGCCGCCGACAAGGGGCCGATCGGCGCCATGGGCCGCTCGATCACCACGCTCCGCAGCATCGCCGTCGATCCGCTCTTCACCCCGCTCGGCGCGCCCGTCTGGGTCGAGAAGGATGGCTACCGCCCGCTGCGGCGGCTGTTCGTCGCGCAGGATACCGGCGGGGCGATCAAGGGGATGCAGCGCGCCGACATCTTCTATGGCACTGGCCACCGTGCCGGCGAGGTCGCGGGCGAGGTGAAGGACGGAGGCCGGATGATGGTGCTGCTGCCCATCGATCTCGCCTTCGCGACGCTGCCCGAAAACTGA
- a CDS encoding Smr/MutS family protein: MARRRTLRPEEEELWQAVARTAQPLHPGRVRSHLPKDDPAPQPPEPRPPAHPPFPHFNLGEKVRHSPGHDLAPTMRDHLAAQPLRMDAKNYARMARGKLAPEARIDLHGMTLTEAHPELIRFVLNAHADGLRLVLVITGKGSRRTEDHGPIPQRQGVLRHQVPHWLRLPPLGSVVLQVAVAHLKHGGEGAYYVYLRRSR, from the coding sequence ATGGCCCGCCGCCGCACCTTGCGCCCCGAGGAGGAGGAGCTGTGGCAGGCGGTCGCCCGCACGGCCCAGCCGCTCCATCCCGGCCGGGTGCGGAGCCATCTTCCGAAGGACGACCCTGCGCCGCAACCGCCGGAGCCGCGCCCGCCCGCCCATCCCCCGTTTCCTCATTTCAACTTGGGCGAGAAGGTCCGCCACTCGCCGGGGCACGACCTAGCGCCCACGATGCGCGACCATCTGGCGGCGCAGCCACTGCGGATGGATGCGAAGAACTACGCCCGCATGGCGCGCGGCAAGCTGGCGCCCGAGGCGCGGATCGACCTGCACGGCATGACGCTGACCGAGGCGCATCCCGAACTGATCCGCTTCGTGCTGAACGCCCATGCGGACGGCCTGCGCCTCGTGCTGGTCATCACCGGCAAGGGCAGCCGGCGGACCGAGGATCACGGGCCGATCCCGCAACGGCAGGGCGTGCTGCGCCATCAGGTGCCGCACTGGCTGCGCCTGCCGCCGCTGGGCTCGGTGGTGCTTCAGGTCGCGGTGGCCCATCTGAAGCATGGCGGCGAGGGCGCCTATTACGTCTATCTGCGACGCAGCCGCTAG
- a CDS encoding VOC family protein → MTHPPILGTLETALYAGDIDAAEAFYGGLIGLPVVARAGNRHIFFRVGEGVLLIFNPEETVKPPGNLALPVPPHGTLGPGHYCFAVPPEAIDLWKHRMEEAGVTIEADFHWPSGARSIYVRDPAGNSVEFADPAIWG, encoded by the coding sequence ATGACCCATCCCCCGATCCTTGGCACGCTGGAAACCGCGCTCTATGCCGGCGACATCGACGCGGCCGAAGCGTTCTATGGCGGGCTGATCGGCCTGCCGGTGGTGGCGCGCGCCGGCAACCGGCACATCTTCTTCCGCGTGGGCGAGGGCGTGCTTCTGATCTTCAATCCCGAGGAGACCGTGAAACCCCCGGGCAATCTCGCCCTCCCGGTTCCGCCGCATGGAACACTCGGGCCAGGGCATTACTGCTTCGCGGTGCCGCCCGAGGCCATTGACCTGTGGAAGCACCGGATGGAAGAGGCGGGCGTGACGATCGAGGCCGATTTCCACTGGCCGAGCGGCGCGCGCTCGATCTATGTCCGCGACCCGGCGGGCAATTCGGTCGAGTTCGCGGACCCGGCGATCTGGGGTTGA
- a CDS encoding LacI family DNA-binding transcriptional regulator: MRQKTATIQDVARISGVSTATVSRTLSHPDRVAEATREMVLQAVRQTGYVANHMARNLRRRRTGSILALVPNLANPFFSEILSGLASILTPAGYGLLIADTHTDPEGRLAYYLESGIADGLVVFDGTLPAAALAGRQRPPVLLACEWMDDSLPSVRVDNAEGAAIAIRHLYGMGHRTIGHVTGPAGNVLTESRLMGMRGAMADLGLPMREDWIFRGDFGLASGSAAAMAWLGLKDRPTAVFCASDEMACGFIGALQHAGVSVPAEVSVVGFDDIEVVAHLTPALTTIRQPRQLIGRRAAEMLAAMIDARSLSGPSDLLPVELIRRQSVTSPPTRGDVA, from the coding sequence ATGCGGCAGAAAACGGCGACGATACAGGATGTTGCGCGGATCTCGGGCGTGTCCACCGCGACCGTGAGCCGGACCCTCTCGCATCCGGATCGCGTGGCCGAGGCGACGCGCGAGATGGTGCTGCAGGCGGTGCGGCAGACCGGATATGTCGCGAACCACATGGCGCGCAACCTGCGGCGAAGGCGGACCGGCAGCATCCTTGCCCTGGTGCCGAACCTCGCCAACCCGTTCTTTTCCGAGATCCTATCGGGGCTGGCGTCGATCCTGACGCCCGCCGGCTACGGCCTTCTGATCGCCGACACGCACACCGACCCGGAAGGGCGGCTCGCCTACTATCTGGAGAGCGGGATCGCCGACGGGCTGGTGGTCTTCGACGGCACGCTGCCGGCGGCGGCGCTGGCGGGGCGGCAACGGCCTCCGGTGCTGCTGGCCTGCGAGTGGATGGACGACAGCCTGCCCTCGGTCCGGGTCGACAATGCCGAAGGGGCGGCGATCGCCATCCGGCACCTCTACGGGATGGGGCACCGGACCATCGGTCATGTCACGGGGCCGGCCGGCAACGTTCTGACCGAGAGCCGACTCATGGGGATGCGCGGCGCGATGGCCGACCTCGGCCTGCCGATGCGCGAGGACTGGATCTTCCGCGGCGATTTCGGGCTGGCCTCGGGTTCGGCTGCGGCGATGGCTTGGCTCGGCCTGAAGGACCGACCGACGGCGGTGTTCTGCGCCTCGGACGAAATGGCCTGCGGCTTCATCGGCGCGCTTCAGCACGCGGGCGTATCGGTGCCGGCCGAGGTCTCGGTGGTGGGCTTCGACGACATCGAGGTCGTGGCGCACCTGACCCCGGCGCTGACCACGATCCGCCAGCCGCGCCAGCTGATCGGGCGGCGGGCGGCCGAGATGCTGGCCGCGATGATCGACGCGCGCAGCCTCTCCGGGCCCTCGGACCTGCTGCCGGTCGAACTGATCCGCCGGCAAAGCGTCACTTCGCCCCCAACCAGAGGAGACGTCGCATGA
- a CDS encoding sugar phosphate isomerase/epimerase: protein MRTIKGPALFLAQFAGDAAPFNSWKSITRWAADCGYVGVQVPTWDARLFDLDRAAESKDWCDTFKGEAAEAGIEVTELASHLHGQLVAAHPAYDAMLDGFADPSVRGNPPARQEWAVDRVLKGLTASRNLGLKAMATFSGALAWPYLYPFPQRPAGLVETAFEELAKRWRPILDHAEDCGVDLCYEIHPGEDLHDGITYEMFLERVSNHPRACMLYDPSHYVLQALDYLDHIDIYGSRIRMFHVKDAELNPTGRQGVYGGYQSWVNRAGRFRSLGDGQVDFGAIFSKLTALDFDGWAVVEWECALKHPEDGAREGAEFVRNHIIRVTPNAFDDFAGAGTDEAANRAMLGLSR from the coding sequence GTGAGGACGATCAAGGGACCTGCGCTGTTTCTGGCGCAGTTCGCGGGCGACGCTGCGCCCTTCAACTCGTGGAAATCGATCACCCGGTGGGCTGCCGATTGCGGCTATGTGGGTGTCCAGGTGCCGACCTGGGACGCGCGCCTGTTCGACCTCGACCGCGCGGCGGAGTCGAAGGACTGGTGCGACACCTTCAAGGGCGAGGCCGCCGAGGCCGGCATCGAGGTAACGGAACTCGCCAGCCACCTTCACGGCCAGCTTGTCGCCGCCCACCCGGCCTATGACGCGATGCTCGACGGCTTTGCCGATCCAAGCGTCCGCGGAAATCCCCCGGCCCGGCAGGAATGGGCGGTGGACCGGGTGCTGAAGGGGCTGACCGCGTCGAGGAACCTCGGCCTCAAGGCGATGGCGACCTTTTCGGGTGCGCTCGCCTGGCCCTATCTCTATCCCTTTCCGCAGCGGCCCGCGGGACTTGTAGAAACCGCCTTCGAGGAACTGGCGAAGCGCTGGCGGCCGATCCTCGACCATGCCGAGGACTGCGGCGTGGACCTATGCTACGAGATCCACCCCGGCGAGGACCTGCACGACGGGATCACCTACGAGATGTTCCTTGAGCGTGTGAGCAACCACCCGCGCGCCTGCATGCTCTACGATCCCTCGCACTATGTGCTTCAGGCGCTCGACTACCTCGACCATATCGACATCTACGGCAGCCGCATCCGCATGTTCCATGTGAAGGACGCCGAACTGAACCCGACGGGCCGTCAGGGCGTCTATGGCGGCTACCAGAGCTGGGTGAACCGGGCGGGCCGCTTCCGCAGCCTTGGCGACGGGCAGGTGGATTTCGGCGCGATCTTCTCGAAGCTGACCGCGCTCGACTTCGACGGCTGGGCGGTGGTCGAGTGGGAATGCGCGTTGAAGCATCCCGAGGATGGCGCCCGCGAGGGGGCGGAGTTCGTGCGGAACCACATCATCCGCGTGACCCCCAATGCCTTCGACGATTTCGCCGGTGCCGGCACCGACGAGGCTGCCAACCGCGCGATGCTGGGGCTGTCGAGATGA
- a CDS encoding Gfo/Idh/MocA family protein has translation MSRFAGREGPIRLGMVGGGSGAFIGAVHRIAARLDGKFQLVAGALSSTPERARDSAAALGLQRSYDSFIDMAKAEARRKDGIEAVAIVTPNHMHGPVAREFLKRGIHVICDKPLTATLAEAKRLQQAAERAEALFILTHNYTGYPMVRQARAMVQAGDLGALRVVQVEYPQGWMATPVANKQAEWRNDPARSGAGGATGDIGTHAYNLVRFVTGLKVEALAADLSAFVEGRQNDDNAHVLLRFEGGARGTLWCSQVAVGHENSLRLRAYGEKCALEWAQENPTELWFTPLGEPKRLITRMGAGAGPEAARVSRTPSGHPEGFLEAFANIYSEAAAAILAHREGKPAPEGVIFPTLADGMEGMAFIDACIRSSRRNAAWVTP, from the coding sequence ATGAGCCGCTTTGCAGGACGCGAGGGGCCGATCCGCCTCGGCATGGTGGGGGGCGGCAGCGGCGCCTTCATCGGGGCGGTCCACCGGATCGCGGCAAGGCTGGACGGCAAGTTCCAGCTGGTCGCTGGCGCGCTCTCCTCCACCCCGGAACGGGCGCGGGACAGCGCCGCCGCGCTGGGTCTTCAGCGCAGCTACGACAGCTTCATCGACATGGCAAAGGCCGAGGCGCGGCGGAAGGACGGGATCGAGGCGGTGGCGATCGTAACGCCGAACCACATGCACGGCCCCGTCGCACGCGAGTTCCTGAAGCGCGGCATCCACGTCATCTGCGACAAGCCCCTGACGGCGACGCTCGCCGAGGCGAAGCGGCTGCAGCAGGCGGCCGAGCGGGCCGAGGCGCTGTTCATCCTCACCCACAACTATACGGGCTACCCGATGGTCCGGCAGGCCCGGGCCATGGTGCAGGCGGGCGACCTCGGGGCGCTGCGGGTGGTGCAGGTGGAGTATCCGCAGGGCTGGATGGCCACGCCCGTCGCGAACAAGCAGGCCGAGTGGCGCAACGACCCGGCCCGCAGCGGCGCCGGCGGCGCGACGGGAGACATCGGCACCCACGCCTACAACCTCGTCCGCTTCGTCACCGGCCTCAAGGTGGAGGCGCTGGCGGCAGACCTCTCGGCCTTCGTCGAGGGGCGGCAGAACGACGACAACGCCCATGTCCTGCTGCGCTTCGAGGGTGGGGCGCGCGGCACGCTCTGGTGCAGCCAGGTGGCCGTGGGGCACGAGAACTCGCTTCGCCTGCGCGCCTACGGGGAAAAGTGCGCGCTGGAATGGGCGCAGGAGAACCCGACGGAGCTGTGGTTCACGCCGCTGGGCGAGCCGAAGCGTCTCATCACCCGGATGGGCGCCGGGGCGGGACCGGAGGCGGCACGAGTCAGCCGCACCCCCTCGGGCCATCCCGAAGGCTTCCTCGAGGCCTTCGCCAACATCTATTCCGAGGCCGCCGCCGCGATCCTCGCCCACCGCGAGGGCAAGCCGGCACCAGAGGGCGTGATCTTCCCGACGCTTGCCGACGGGATGGAGGGGATGGCCTTCATCGACGCCTGCATCCGCTCCTCGCGGCGCAACGCTGCCTGGGTCACGCCATGA